DNA sequence from the Brachybacterium avium genome:
AGCAACCCGCCGAGGTCCGTACCGCCGACGTCTCGAGTGATGCGCAGCGCTTCGACGATCCGGTCTCCGACCGGATCCGCCAGCCGGACCTTCAACCGATCCAGACATGCCGCGAAGTCTCCGCTGGCCTGATAGTCCAGGGCGTACTCGGAGAAGGCGGGACGGAGCTCATCCGGACCTTTCCGACTGAGCTGGACCAGAGCCTCGGGCAGCGAGAGCCCGGCCCGGATCGCCGAGTTGATGTGGTCGACCGCCTCGGGCCAGACCTCGCGCATGGCGGTGGTGCGGCGCCGAGCAGCCGAGCGCAGCACCAGCACCGGGAGCGTCGAGGCGACCAGACCGATCGCCAGCGAGGGGATCACCGCACTGGACAGAGCCCATAGCGTGGCGGCGACCACCAGCCCCAGCCCGGCGCTGAGCGCGGGCAGGGCGCTGGGCGGGACCGTGTCGAGGCCGACCTTGATCAGGTCGTCGCGAAGGCTGTCCATCCCCCTGGCGATGATCCCTCGACCGGACGGCGCATCCTCCTGCTCCCACAGCGACCACCAGATCGAGAGCAGGCCGAGTCCGGCGATCAGGCCGAGGAACGCTCCATCGCTCATGCCGCCACCGATCCCAGCAGCGTGGTCAGATCATGGCCCGCCCGCGCGAAACGGTCGGCGTGCGGAGACTGACCAGCGCCGCGGACGAGTCGGTCCCCCTGCAGGGAGAAGACCTCGGAGACCTCGATGACCTCGTCCTCCACCCGCCCGCTGAGCCC
Encoded proteins:
- a CDS encoding type II secretion system F family protein; amino-acid sequence: MSDGAFLGLIAGLGLLSIWWSLWEQEDAPSGRGIIARGMDSLRDDLIKVGLDTVPPSALPALSAGLGLVVAATLWALSSAVIPSLAIGLVASTLPVLVLRSAARRRTTAMREVWPEAVDHINSAIRAGLSLPEALVQLSRKGPDELRPAFSEYALDYQASGDFAACLDRLKVRLADPVGDRIVEALRITRDVGGTDLGGLLRTLSAFLREDARTRAELEARQSWTVNAARLALAAPWIVLALMATRPQAAQAYDSAAGLVLISTGAVASLIAYRVMLLIARLPQDERVLR